One window of the Candidatus Bathyarchaeota archaeon genome contains the following:
- the gcvH gene encoding glycine cleavage system protein GcvH, translating to MKVGEYEVVEGLYYTKEHEWLKIEGELCRIGLCDYAQKSLHEIVFVDLPKVGAKATQMQSIGSVESVKAVAEIFSPISGEIVEVNTRLENNPELLNESPYGDGWVALIKPSNLQEELKNLMDAKSYAEFLKSIIEKE from the coding sequence ATGAAAGTTGGAGAATATGAAGTTGTTGAGGGTTTATACTATACTAAAGAGCATGAATGGCTTAAAATTGAAGGTGAATTATGTAGAATTGGGCTTTGCGACTACGCTCAAAAATCTCTTCATGAAATTGTTTTTGTTGATTTACCTAAAGTTGGAGCTAAAGCAACTCAAATGCAAAGTATAGGAAGCGTTGAATCTGTAAAGGCTGTTGCTGAAATTTTCTCTCCAATTTCTGGAGAAATTGTTGAAGTAAATACTAGACTTGAAAATAACCCTGAACTTCTTAATGAAAGCCCATATGGGGATGGTTGGGTAGCTTTAATTAAACCCTCTAATCTTCAAGAGGAGCTTAAAAACCTAATGGATGCAAAAAGTTACGCTGAATTTTTAAAATCTATTATTGAGAAAGAATAA
- a CDS encoding ATP-NAD kinase family protein, whose amino-acid sequence MKRLGFIVNPIAGVGGAVGLKGSNGKQTVEKAFSLGAKLISPEKAKIFLLELIRLNCEFELYTGIGLMGEKEAKECKLTPKLVLGEEKNETTAEDTKRIASEMKNKVDLLVFCGGDGTARDIMDAVDLEVPVLGIPSGVKMHSGVFATNPKAGAKIVKDFFNNQLSLIECEVMDIDEEAFRQGRVSAKLYGYLKVPSEKLLIQQVKSTIPLVEEEKENREAIAKYLIEEMKDDYIYIVGPGSTTKTIFDLLYLEKTLLGVDVLYRKKIIAKDVNEKEILKILDAYSKAKIVVTPIGGQGYIFGRGNQQISPTVIRRVGKENIIVIATKNKLQTLNPKRLLVDTGDPELDEELKGYIKVVTDYKEEIVVKVE is encoded by the coding sequence ATGAAACGCTTAGGCTTTATAGTTAATCCTATAGCCGGTGTAGGAGGCGCTGTAGGATTAAAAGGTTCTAATGGAAAACAAACTGTTGAAAAAGCTTTTTCTCTTGGAGCTAAATTAATTTCACCTGAAAAAGCTAAAATATTCTTATTAGAGTTGATAAGACTTAACTGTGAATTTGAACTTTATACAGGAATAGGATTAATGGGTGAAAAAGAAGCTAAAGAATGTAAATTAACTCCGAAACTTGTTCTAGGAGAAGAAAAAAATGAGACAACAGCTGAGGACACTAAAAGAATAGCTTCAGAAATGAAAAATAAAGTTGATCTACTAGTTTTTTGTGGTGGAGATGGAACAGCAAGGGATATTATGGATGCTGTAGATTTAGAAGTCCCAGTTTTAGGAATTCCTTCAGGTGTAAAGATGCATTCAGGCGTTTTCGCTACAAATCCTAAAGCAGGAGCTAAAATAGTTAAAGATTTCTTTAATAATCAATTATCATTAATTGAATGTGAAGTTATGGATATTGATGAAGAAGCGTTTAGACAAGGAAGAGTTTCAGCTAAACTTTATGGATATTTAAAGGTTCCTTCCGAGAAGCTTCTTATTCAACAAGTTAAATCAACTATTCCATTAGTTGAAGAAGAGAAAGAAAATAGGGAGGCAATAGCTAAATATTTAATTGAAGAGATGAAAGATGATTATATTTATATAGTTGGCCCAGGCTCAACAACAAAAACGATATTTGATTTGCTTTATCTTGAGAAAACTCTTTTAGGAGTAGATGTGTTATATAGGAAAAAAATCATTGCAAAAGATGTAAATGAAAAAGAGATTTTAAAAATACTAGATGCTTATTCTAAAGCTAAGATAGTAGTAACACCAATTGGTGGTCAAGGATATATATTTGGTAGAGGAAATCAACAAATCAGCCCAACTGTAATAAGAAGAGTTGGAAAAGAAAATATAATAGTTATAGCTACTAAAAATAAACTTCAAACATTAAACCCTAAAAGACTTCTTGTAGATACAGGGGATCCTGAATTAGATGAAGAATTAAAAGGTTACATTAAAGTTGTGACAGATTATAAAGAAGAGATAGTAGTTAAAGTTGAATAA